The Anopheles merus strain MAF chromosome 2L, AmerM5.1, whole genome shotgun sequence genome has a segment encoding these proteins:
- the LOC121594621 gene encoding UDP-glucosyltransferase 2-like, giving the protein MASAALLVLLLGCFSSVTLGANILYVNTVASPSHFGWNRALMYELASRGHNLTVFGVDSEPNPPPNVTFIVMEDVYKTLYSDPNMHTDFLEMSKISPFSMTLLFNEFVVGVCEIVLKTEGAKRLQSYPPDFGFDLIIHDYLSGPCLAALAHHRFGKPPVVAVTAYHGLSTTLSITGAYQYSALVPNHAYDATEDMSYTQRFINLLVNLEEELLQRYSMIPGSNRLLRTIDPTLPDVAEFNANTKLVLLNANPIIQYTEPFMPNVIPVGGLQIIKPKPLPADLAQLLERAGPAGVILFSLGTNVRSDSLGEARILAIIGAMEALPEYTFLWKFETETLPRKLPANVHVRKWLPQNDLLAQPAVRLFITHSGLLSTQEAIWHGVPVIGFPVFADQFKNINYCMARGVGRRLSIEHLNQQELIDTIREVMTNESYRTNMKRMSSLFRDQPEHPLDRAVWWIEWVLRHPDSTELLTHGSRLNWFVKYSYDVLIPLFAAIALVCHGLFFLVRRLLCRRTVRKASGKQKRS; this is encoded by the exons ATGGCATCTGCGGCGCTGTTGGTCCTCCTGCTCGGGTGCTTCAGTTCGGTCACACTTGGTGCCAACATTCTCTACGTGAACACCGTTGCATCGCCTAGCCATTTCGGATG GAACCGTGCGCTAATGTACGAGCTGGCCTCGCGGGGCCACAATCTGACCGTGTTCGGCGTGGACAGTGAACCGAACCCACCACCGAACGTTACCTTCATCGTGATGGAAGATGTGTACAAGACGCTGTACAGCGATCCGAACATGCACACCGATTTCCTCGAGATGAGCAAAATAAGCCCGTTCAGTATGACGCTGCTGTTTAACGAGTTCGTGGTAGGCGTCTGCGAGATTGTGCTCAAGACGGAGGGCGCCAAACGCCTGCAGAGCTATCCGCCCGACTTTGGGTTCGATCTGATCATACACGACTACCTGTCCGGGCCGTGTCTGGCAGCGCTGGCGCACCATCGCTTCGGCAAGCCACCGGTCGTGGCCGTCACTGCGTACCACGGTCTCTCTACCACGCTCTCCATCACCGGTGCGTACCAGTACTCGGCCCTTGTACCGAACCACGCGTACGATGCTACCGAGGACATGAGCTACACGCAACGGTTCATCAATCTGCTGGTCAACCTGGAGGAGGAGCTGCTGCAACGCTACTCCATGATACCGGGCTCGAACCGTTTGCTGCGCACGATCGATCCCACCCTGCCCGACGTGGCGGAGTTCAACGCCAACACGAAGCTGGTCCTGCTGAACGCCAACCCAATCATCCAGTACACCGAACCGTTCATGCCGAACGTGATCCCGGTCGGTGGGCTGCAGATCATCAAGCCGAAACCGCTGCCGGCCGATCTGGCCCAGCTGCTCGAACGGGCCGGCCCGGCCGGTGTGATACTGTTTTCGCTCGGCACCAACGTGCGCAGCGATTCGTTGGGCGAGGCGCGCATTCTGGCCATCATCGGCGCAATGGAAGCGCTGCCCGAGTATACGTTCCTGTGGAAGTTTGAAACGGAAACGCTACCACGCAAGCTGCCCGCAAACGTGCACGTGCGCAAGTGGCTGCCGCAAAACGATCTGCTCGCGCAACCCGCCGTGCGGCTGTTCATTACGCACAGCGGGCTGCTCAGTACGCAGGAAGCGATCTGGCACGGTGTGCCGGTGATTGGCTTTCCCGTGTTTGCCGATCAGTTCAAAAACATCAACTACTGCATGGCACGGGGCGTCGGCCGGCGGCTTAGCATTGAGCACCTGAACCAGCAGGAGCTGATCGACACGATCCGGGAGGTTATGACCAACGAAAG CTACCGTACGAACATGAAGCGCATGTCATCGCTGTTCCGCGATCAGCCCGAACATCCGCTCGATCGGGCCGTCTGGTGGATCGAATGGGTGCTGCGCCACCCGGACTCAACGGAGCTGCTGACACACGGTTCGCGGCTCAACTGGTTCGTGAAGTACTCGTACGACGTGCTGATTCCACTGTTCGCCGCCATTGCGCTCGTTTGCCACGGCCTGTTCTTCCTCGTGCGCCGTCTGCTTTGTCGCCGAACTGTGCGCAAAGCGTCTGGAAAGCAGAAACGATCGTAG